One window of the Triticum dicoccoides isolate Atlit2015 ecotype Zavitan chromosome 3B, WEW_v2.0, whole genome shotgun sequence genome contains the following:
- the LOC119277392 gene encoding cytochrome P450 704C1-like — MATGMPECSPALVLATGLAVLAICWYLAAFVVGRGAAGAQRYPPVAGTVFHQVYHLRRLHDYYTDLFREHATFRLLAPGRRQIYTSDTAVVEHILRTNFANYGKGASNYDKTSDLFGDGIFTADGDKWRQQRKIASYDFSTRALRDFSGGVFNRDAAKLAHIVSGNAAAKQPVDFQDLLMKATMDSIFTIAVGVDLDTLSGSDEGSRFAAALDDASEFTLLRFVNAFWKVSRFLNVGAEAALRRRIEVVDEFMYKRIRGRADEISDGGKVVKDDLLSRFIQATTGDAGEVDYKHLRDMILNIIMAGKDTTAGALAWFLYMMCKHPEVQEKISEEAAVAGQATSSIDDFSRSLNDEALNKMHYLHATLTETLRLYPSLPLDNKECFSDDVLPNGFSVGKGDIVFYAPYAMGRMERLWGDDAIVFRPERWLDEHGVFLPESPFKFTAFQAGPRICLGKEFAYRQMKIFAAVLLRFFVLALHDKDASVNYRTMITLYIDQGLHLTATARVIV; from the exons ATGGCGACGGGAATGCCAGAGTGCTCCCCGGCCTTGGTGCTGGCTACCGGCCTCGCAGTGCTAGCcatctgctggtaccttgccgccttTGTTGTCGGCCGCGGCGCCGCTGGAGCGCAGCGGTACCCGCCTGTGGCCGGAACGGTGTTCCACCAGGTATACCACCTCCGGCGGCTGCACGACTACTACACGGACCTGTTCCGCGAGCACGCGACCTTCCGGCTGCTCGCGCCGGGACGGAGGCAGATTTACACCTCTGACACGGCGGTGGTCGAGCACATCCTCAGGACCAACTTCGCCAACTACGGCAAG GGCGCGTCTAACTACGACAAGACGAGCGATCTCTTCGGAGACGGCATCTTCACGGCGGACGGCGACAAGTGGAGGCAGCAGAGGAAGATCGCCAGCTACGACTTCTCCACGAGGGCCCTCCGGGACTTCAGCGGCGGCGTCTTCAACAGGGACGCCGCCAAGCTCGCGCACATCGTCTCCGGCAACGCGGCCGCGAAGCAACCCGTGGACTTTCAG GACTTGCTGATGAAAGCGACGATGGACTCCATCTTCACCATCGCCGTCGGCGTGGACCTCGACACGCTGTCGGGGTCGGACGAGGGGAGCCGCTTCGCCGCGGCGCTAGACGACGCCAGCGAGTTCACCCTGCTCCGTTTCGTCAATGCGTTCTGGAAGGTGTCGAGATTCCTCAACGTCGGCGCCGAGGCGGCGCTCAGGCGCAGGATCGAGGTCGTCGACGAGTTCATGTACAAGCGCATCCGTGGCAGGGCGGACGAGATATCGGACGGCGGCAAG GTGGTGAAGGATGACCTGCTGTCGAGATTCATACAGGCAACCACCGGCGACGCCGGAGAGGTGGACTACAAGCACCTGAGAGACATGATACTGAACATTATCATGGCCGGCAAGGACACGACCGCCGGAGCGCTTGCCTGGTTCCTGTACATGATGTGCAAGCACCCGGAGGTCCAGGAGAAGATAAGCGAGGAGGCTGCCGTCGCCGGCCAGGCCACGTCGTCCATCGACGACTTCTCCAGGAGCCTCAACGACGAGGCGCTCAACAAGATGCACTACCTGcacgccaccttgacggagacgcttCGGCTGTACCCTTCGCTCCCGCTG GATAACAAGGAGTGCTTTTCCGACGACGTTTTGCCCAATGGCTTCAGCGTCGGCAAGGGAGACATCGTGTTCTACGCACCCTACGCCATGGGCCGGATGGAGCGGCTGTGGGGCGATGACGCCATTGTCTTCCGGCCCGAAAGATGGCTCGACGAGCACGGTGTGTTCCTGCCGGAGAGCCCTTTCAAGTTCACAGCTTTCCAGGCTGGTCCAAGGATCTGCTTGGGAAAGGAATTCGCGTACAGGCAGATGAAGATCTTCGCGGCCGTGCTGCTCCGCTTCTTCGTGCTCGCGTTGCATGACAAGGATGCCAGCGTCAACTACAGGACCATGATCACGCTCTACATCGACCAGGGTCTCCATCTTACGGCTACGGCGAGAGTCATCGTGTAG